CCTTAAGATACACTGTGCAGAAgccctttctggaattttaggcAAGCACTGAAACTACAGCTTAGGTTCATAGACCTGCTGCCTCTCACACCAAAGAGCTGAGCGTCTCCCTTCAGTCCGAGACTGATGCCAACGGCCCCCTCCCTAAGCTCTCTGTGCAGCTCCAAGCTTTGCACATTCAGGAAGGTGCTGGAGATCAAGACAGAGAAGCCAATCCAGCCCTTCCCACACCACCTCCTCCCCAACTTTAAAGCTGAGAGGTGGCCCCCAAGATAACCCTGACCCAGCAGAGAGTGTGTGTGATGAGCAGTAAGCACAGATGGGGACAATCACAGACAGTCGCAGCAGCTCAAGACATGGCCCTGGACCCCAGCCCCAGTGGTCACGTGGTAAGAAGTATGCTCACTAAGGAGACTGGGACCATGTGAATACCCTCAGGTGGATCCAATTCCTGGTCCCAACTAACCTTGCTCAGTTGGGACGGGGGTGGGAGGAATCCTGATTTGTCTGAgccaatgagagaaagaaaacatactcAGATCTTATATCAAACACATTTATTCTTAAAGTGAGAAGTTCACAAAGGATAGCTACAGGAGAGTGAAATATTTAGAGCAGAAAAATTGTGGGTGCTAGCCAAACCTCAAATACTGTCACAGCAGAATTATTCTAATAGTACTTTTCCAGCATGGCAGATCACACGTGTTAAAATTAACTGCATTCTCTGAACACCTCTCAATGGACATGCACAATGACAGAAGCAAACATTCAGGGACTCCTATCCTTAGGACCTTACAGAATAGATTTATGCACATCCCAAAACAAGTATATTACAACACATCCAAAACAATTCACGtccatttaaaaacaatattttgacTTCAAAGAAATTGGTAGAAAGACTTAAAACAACAAGACAAATACAGGCAAGAGATAGATTGCTATTTTTATGTGCAGGATACTGGATTCTTGAATTGAGAATCAGTGTCAGTCCTCACTTTCAACATCACATCAAAAAAGTGTGGCAGAAAAATGAGTCACCTTCAATATGAAGGATGCGCGTTGTGTACACTGACAACACTCTCGAAGATACAACCATATTGCAGGAGGAATGCCAGTATACGAAGTGGACCTTCTTATGAGGCCAAACACTCATGAGTTATCAGATGACCCTTCAGATATTTGGGTTAAGCAACTACAATATTCTGGTTTGATGGAGGCACTTGCAAAGAGCTATCTTTGTCATGACATAGAGTCCCTACAAGTTGTTAGCCATTGATGATGGCATGATTTTTTAGTTAGGCAGCATTCTCTACTGAAAACCCGAGCACGATGCCTTGATCACAAACAAGGTCACTTATAACATTAGGACTGCAAAGCCAGATTTGCTTAAATTCTCCCCAAATCATGGTTTTTGAtaagtgacatttgaacagaaagGCTTCACTATAAATCCTGATTCTCCAGACTTATAATTCACCTTTCCCCAATGCCATTCAACACCTCTAaagtttgtttggtttttctccACAAGAATACATAGAATGGATTTTTTTGCCCCCTCTACAAATTATTTCCCCAGGAGAGATCTGTAAAACCAACTTAAAAACACAAAGTAACCTGACATTTTCTCACCAACAGCCAATATCAGATGTCCCGCTCCTACTCTGACTTGAGCTGCAGAGCCCTCTGTGCACACTCTTCAGACATTCCTCATACCATTAACACAGCTTTCCAGCACCATCAACCGTCCTTCCTCAACCCTTCCTTGCCCCTTGTGAAAGCTAGTGAATtgagggggaagaaaaaagggcATTGAAAaagatattacttttataaaaataggGTTCCAGGCTGTTACTTGATCCTCCACAGCAAAACTGGACAGCATCATTCATATAGACCCCAACACTAAATTCTCAGGTGGCTATCTTTTTTTTAGCCAGGTCTCAAAAGCTCAAACCTAAATCTACCGAAGGAAAGTAGCAAAGACTTCCTAATATTGAGCAATATAGACCTAGAATTACATGGGGAACATGACAGGTCAAGACCAGTCACTAGGTTGTTTAATTCATCGGTAAGAGGCCAAGTTCTCCATTCTCCCCCAGCACTGCCACTCTGGGAAGAGCCCACTGGCCAGCCTTGGACTGCCAAAGATTGTTGACTCTAACTCGGTCTTAGGGGGCACCTGGTGGAATGCACAGTCCTGGGATGCCCTCTGTGTCTGCACTCCATCAGGTTTCCACTGCACATGGACAATTCTATAATTCTGACCCTCATTGTTGTCCCAGAACACCTGCCCATTAGTATGGTAAGAAATGCAGAACTCAATTTTCTCCTCAGTTGGAATGACCGAGGGTAAGTCAATGGCAAATGAGAAGGTGTCACTATCTGAACCACCATACACATTTTTCATGTAGACACAGTCCACATCAGTGTAGCTCTTCCAAGTATTAAAAGTGATACGGATCTGAACCTTCTTCTCAAAGCTCACATTTTTCACTTTCACAGTCCCAGTCACGGTTCGCTCTTGCAAAGAGCAGTTCTCCAGACAGACAAAGTTCTTCTGAAAGTGACTGCGAAAACTTAAGTAATCAGTTGAAGGCTGAGGGAAATCTAAAATCAAGTTTTTCTCCTCATGGAGTTTTAAGCCGGAGGAGATATCGTTAAGATCTAAAAGATCAAACTGGAGATCCCACGCTGGTTCTTCTGGGAGGTCAGAGAAGACGTGGATGGCGGTGAGAGAGAGGCCCTTGGAGTCGGCAAATACAACCCGCTTCTTGGCTTGGTTGTGTGAACGCTTCCAGTCGTTCTGTGACTTGGCTTCCTGTTTTATATTGAGACATGGTTTCAGAGGCTTTAACTTGTTCACAAAATTTCTTCGTTGGAAGTCATCATAAGGGCCCAGGAAACTCTTCAAAGGAGGCGAATGAGCCAAGCAGAGCCTCATGGCCACATCCACTGGCATGACTGAACTTGTCAAAGGCCGTGGATCTAAAACCTGAATCATTCTGGAATACAAAAAGAACAGCAGTTATCACCTGGATCTGGAATGTTCTTCGCCTGGTCCCAAATATATATGTAGCACTATTTTCGTATTGACTACATTACAGCCGACGCAGTAAGTATCAGGGATGCGCTATCAAACGTAGTAAAAGAAAATAGtattagggccagcccggtggtgcaagcggttaagtgtgcgcactccgctttggtggcccagggttcgcaggttcggatcccgggcgcgcactcacgcactgcttgtcaagccatgctgtggcagcgtcccatataaagtagaggaagatgggcacagatgttagctcagggccaacctttctcagcaaaatagaggaggattggcattggatgttagctcagggctgaacttcctcacaaaaaagaaaagaaaagaaaagaaaacaatattagaTGATCAGATCTGCATTCTGTTTGGCTCTGCTCTTGACTGGCTACAAGGCCATGGGTTAGCTACTTAAAGCATTTGGGgagctcagtttccccacctgagaAATAAAAGGGTTAGATGTGATAATCTCTAAGACAGCTCTAAGAACCATTTGCTCTGTTctgggccagtggttctcaaacctgtcTGGTCACAACGGCCTAGGgagttggttttctttctttttctttaatgcagattcctgggactTGGAGCCACTGAGGCAGAACCTTGGGCGAGGGGGGatctgggggggtggggtggtggaaCAAGGAAGTTAATATGTTCTTAAAGCTTCTTGGGTGATTCTAACGATTAGACAGGTTCCGGAACCACGGTTCCAGACTCTGTGTTCCCTCTGGTTGCTTTGCTGATTTTGCTGTTGAATCGCTTACACTTCTCTGGAAAGGTAATccacttgaaaagaaaaaaaaaatagcaataaaattCTCATGGAACAGTTTTGAGACTGAGAAGGCTGAAAAGAGTAAAGTCAGAGGATTATCTTTGCACTTTATCATGCTCTTTCTCATTTTTCACAAATAACTGACTGAAATGCAAGTCAGCAATTCATGCAAAGAAAAACTTTACATAACCTATATTTCTTATAGAAAGACGTCCATGACAAGTCCATATGTAAGTGGAAAAAGCTGATTACCTGAAAATTGGACTGTTTTgaacatacattatatatatgcatttacAAATATCGAAAAACTTAATAGGAAATAACcaaaaagttaattatctctgGGCCATAGGATTATAAGTAATCTATTTTgtctttgtatttttttggtATATTCTAATGTTTTGACAATGGATATTTATAACTAGAAAgataaatctatttaaaaatgtaaacataactACGCTCAGCAATATTAAATCAAGAAGGATTTTTTTCTGGCCTTTAGCCCTCAGTACATATTACCAAGCTTACGGACTTTTTTCCCCTATCCTGGTCTTACAGATAAGAGGTTTGTATACTGTACAGGGCATTTCTCAGTCTGGCGTTAGTAACTTCACAGCAGCTCCAAGCGCATAGGCAAACAGTCATTATCACAAAATTGATCATAAAAGAACATTCACAGAATTTACATTATTAGCCCTGGGATTTTTCTGGAAGACCTACAAACTTAGAACAAGCAAATGAAAGCTAAAGCTATATTTGTGAGTCTAATAATAGTTAGGCAgaatttttagagaagttttctGCTATGTCTGCAGAAGCTATTTACAGTAGTTTTGtgggaggtttttttgttttgtggttttgttttgtatttttactttttgtacTTAAAGAAAGACAGTTTCAGGATTTGGGCGATATCCCTGGAATAAGCCCTGGCCAAGCTTTAAAGACGCATCACTGGCTCCAACTCTGAGACTGAGTTCGCTATGGCAAACCGTGATAACAAGAGCGGAGAAGGAGGAATGCAAACATCATCCTGTCGTTTCTTCCCCCAAACTAAACGACCTAACCAGCAATGTGCGAGCGCTGTTCCCGCAAATTAAGCTGCCCGAGTCCTTGGGATATTTGCGCAGGACCAAGAGAGAACAGTCGGAATCCAGGAGGGAATCAGAACTAAAGCTGACTCAGGAGTTTCTGGTTTAGGATGCTAATTACCAAAATAAGCTCATTTTGGTAATTAAGCAGCACAGAGCTTAAGAAGCACAGAGCAAATCACACCTTCAAAGCCCCCCGGCGCTAGATTCAATCAGCAGTCAGTCAACTTCGCCGCCCCTGGGGTCTCCATTTGCAGCGATGACGAAGGAAAACGCAGCCCAACCTCCCCGCAGCGGCGCGCTCCCCTCTGCTCCGGGCGCGGAGTCTGCGGGGAACCTACCTGGTGCAGCTCATCAGGCAGAGAGGCGGCGGCGGGCCGTGAGGGCCGGCACTCCACTGCCCACTCGGGTTCGCACGGCTCTCCCGGTTCTTCCCTTCGGCTGCAACTCGGGCCGATTGCGGGTGCGGCGCCCGAGAGGCCACTTATCTGCTCCGGTCCAATCCCTTGGACCAATCGCCGGGCCGCGGGCCCCACGGCATGACCAATCAGCGCCCAGCTGGGGCGCGAGCTCTCGCGCAGGGAACGTGACCGCCGTGGTGCTGGACCTGCAGAGCGCACGGGGCGCTCGGGGACTCCGGGACTAGCTGCTCCGAGTCGCGTAATGCGAACCTTGGGCGAGGGGGCGTGCAGGCAGCGCGACAACACACGCAGCGGAGGCAAGCCAGGAGAGAAAGCAAACCTCACCCAGGCCGGGCGCCAGCTCAGCCGGGCTGCGGGGAAGGCGACGCCTTTTGCGTCTTGAGGAGTCTGTACACAGTTAAATCTGAGCGCAGAAAGTTGTGGCTCGTTCCAAATGTATATATTATTTGAAGTGTTTATATTGTTCATTGCTTGATGCATCTGCTTATCTTCTCCCCCACTTTACCAGGAGCGAGCAAAAGTTGGCTGCATATTTTTTTGGTTAGGGTGAATCCACAAATGCACCACACCGTAGACGACTGCTCTAACAAATGTTGTTAATAAAGCATGCTAGCCCCATAAAACAGTGAGATGGCATTTAATTAAAAGGCGCTTTGTGTTTTGATCCGTTCTTCAGTCTTTGCCcctagaagagaaaacaaaaggcaGAAATGAAATGGCCTTTTTCGTTCACTTGGCCGGTCAGCCACGGAGCCAGTGGTCAACCCAAATCCCTCGACTCGGTTCTGACGTCCTTTGGCAGCGATGTGGAAACCAACATGTTAAAATATCACACAAGTTTCATGACTCTCCCGAGCCAGTTACTTTTGCTGAGGTTTCGTTATTTTGTTTAGTTTGGGGAATTTTTAGGCCATCAGTTACCaccataaaattaaatttctaagtcgagtataaattatttttataaatcccATGTCCTAGTTCTGCTCCACTAACTTAGATATCCAGTACTCAATTAAAATGTACAATGTAAAATGTGCAAAAAACACCTGTCTTAAATTGCTGTCAAATAGTGGAATTGCTAAAGTGGAGGATTAAGTGAAGAAAGAGACTCATGCTGACTATCACTGGTGAAGATAATGCTTAGGCTTGATTTTTGAAATGAAACATCCAGCTAATAGCAGATCTCCTGGCCCCTCAGCCCAGCCAAAACGAGCTGAAAGGGCATGGTCTTTGCGTTTGACACTTACTAGCTACATGAATCTAGACACATTCTAGCCTTCAtttcctcacatgtaaaatggagatagttcTGAGGATTAAGTAAGATTGTGCAGATGAGAAGACTCGGCCCAGTGCTCAGCACATGTGTTTAACTTGTGGTATTCTCAAGTCAGTACTAAATCCCCCAGTAGTAGTAGTTTTTACTCTATTACCACAGGAGGCAGGTGCCCAAGCTAAGATATTGGTAATAGTAACTGCTTGTTGAGCCTTTATGATGTGTCAAACACTGTTCTAAGCGTTTTTTGTGTCTTatctatttaattctcacaacaaccctaggtGGTGTGTACTATTATCaatcccattttagagataagtaaactgaggcactgagaggtcAAGATCTGCCCAGGATCTCACAGGTAGAGCTGGGACTAGAATCCAGCTGATTCCAGAGCAACAACTGCTGTCCCATACTGTCTTCTTTTAACTACCCCTCAATTAGAATGAGAGAGGTGGAAGGTGCCTTAGGTATCATTGGcttcaaagtctttatttcacagatgaggaatctaaaaCTCAGAGAAGCTGAGCTGTTTGCCGGGGACTGGTTAGGTCAGAGCCAAAACTAGAACCGTGGGTAGAATTTTTTCCTCCACTCATGATTGTATGTTGAGCTAGCAATTCAAGTTATGGAGAAACATAAAATAATCAGAACGTATTGTGATCCCATTTGGGGGGAAAGGTGTGCATACACAGAAAATAGAATATGCtctaccaaaatgttaacagtgcttATTTTTGAATAGTGAGATTATAAGtcattaaaaatttctttgtcattttgcttctctgtatttttaaaattttctacaatgaacatggatgacttctgtaattaagaaatcatttttaaaagattttaaaactttcAGATTCAACTAATATGTAGAGCCTACCTGTTAGGTGCCAAGAACTGTGTTGGAGGCTTCCACATACGTGTGCCATTCACTCATACAGTTCTTTTGAGTTTGCTCATGTTTCCATTCATGCTGCTTTCTCTCCTGCCCCCTGGTGCTGACTGATGCCATAAAAGCCATTCTCTCTGAGCTTAAAATAGATCAGGGAGACAGTGCTGTGTCCTAAGAGGAGTCAATACTCAACAAACCTCTAAACTGGATGATCCAGGCCCCTcacttttttttcccagctttattgacgtataattgacatacaacactgtgtaagtttaaggtgtacaacatgttgattttatatattgcaaaatgattaccactatagcatcagctaacacctccatcatgtcacattattaccatttcttttttgtggtgaggacatttaagatctactctcttagcaactttcaagtatataatatagtattattaacatGTTGTACGTTAGATCTCcagaagtttgtactctttgaccaacatctccgcatttcccccacctccccagcccctggtaaccaccgttctactctctgtttctatgagttcagcttttttagagtccacatataagtgagatcatgcagtgtttatctttctctatctgacatttcccttagcataatcaGGCCCCTCACCTGTCTTCTTCCTGGCTTTTATTGCCCTTCATTATGGGTTGAGAGGAACTGAGATGGATCAGTCTTCTTAGTCAGGAGTTGCACCAATGGAAATGTGAATTAGGAATTGTAgggagttttattattatttgtaggtTTTCTCCAACTGTA
This genomic stretch from Diceros bicornis minor isolate mBicDic1 chromosome 6, mDicBic1.mat.cur, whole genome shotgun sequence harbors:
- the PPP1R3C gene encoding protein phosphatase 1 regulatory subunit 3C, producing the protein MSCTRMIQVLDPRPLTSSVMPVDVAMRLCLAHSPPLKSFLGPYDDFQRRNFVNKLKPLKPCLNIKQEAKSQNDWKRSHNQAKKRVVFADSKGLSLTAIHVFSDLPEEPAWDLQFDLLDLNDISSGLKLHEEKNLILDFPQPSTDYLSFRSHFQKNFVCLENCSLQERTVTGTVKVKNVSFEKKVQIRITFNTWKSYTDVDCVYMKNVYGGSDSDTFSFAIDLPSVIPTEEKIEFCISYHTNGQVFWDNNEGQNYRIVHVQWKPDGVQTQRASQDCAFHQVPPKTELESTIFGSPRLASGLFPEWQCWGRMENLASYR